A region of Chloracidobacterium sp. DNA encodes the following proteins:
- the gndA gene encoding NADP-dependent phosphogluconate dehydrogenase, translating into MSKAHFGMVGLGTMGRNFLLNIAEHGISGVGYDLDAGKRSLLLEEGAGMPVDVGNDIADFIAKLESPRNIMMLVPAGSIVDSVIADLLPHLETDDLIIDGGNSHFTDTDRRIAELDAKGVGFMGIGVSGGEEGARHGASIMPGGRREFYHRIEKTLQAVSAKVNGEACVGYMGTGSAGHFVKMVHNGIEYGMMQLLAETYDFMQRVLRMANTEMHRTFTEWNGGELNSFLVEITSEVLRKTDPETGNPLVSMILDTAGQKGTGKWTSQAAMDFGVPIPTIDSAVTMRQISSQKAVRTTVAAKYSGMSTSADQSHSRTSVGELEDALLCAFILSYAQGMSLLQKASIESSYGLDLAEIARIWRGGCIIRSKFLESIRKAYANDTNLESLLLDKPIADMLNSRVGSLRKTVVAFNENGIPAACFSSALAYFDAFRTERLPANLIQAQRDFFGAHTYQRIDKEGTFHTPDWEG; encoded by the coding sequence ATGAGTAAAGCACATTTTGGAATGGTCGGCCTCGGTACAATGGGGCGTAATTTTTTACTTAATATTGCTGAACACGGCATCAGCGGTGTGGGTTACGACCTCGATGCCGGTAAACGTTCGCTGCTTTTAGAAGAGGGTGCAGGAATGCCTGTTGATGTAGGCAACGACATCGCGGATTTTATTGCGAAGCTCGAATCGCCACGCAACATTATGATGCTCGTGCCTGCGGGGTCGATAGTTGATTCGGTGATCGCCGATCTGCTGCCGCATCTTGAAACAGACGATCTAATTATTGACGGCGGCAATTCGCATTTCACCGACACCGATCGGCGAATTGCTGAACTTGATGCAAAAGGTGTCGGATTTATGGGAATCGGCGTTAGCGGGGGCGAAGAAGGCGCTCGTCACGGGGCGAGCATCATGCCCGGCGGTCGGCGAGAGTTTTACCACCGCATCGAAAAAACTCTACAGGCCGTTTCGGCAAAAGTAAACGGCGAAGCGTGCGTTGGGTATATGGGTACAGGCTCAGCCGGGCACTTTGTCAAGATGGTGCACAACGGCATCGAGTACGGAATGATGCAGCTGCTCGCCGAGACTTACGATTTCATGCAGCGCGTTCTGCGGATGGCGAATACCGAGATGCACCGGACGTTTACGGAGTGGAACGGTGGCGAACTAAATTCGTTTCTGGTCGAGATCACATCCGAGGTTTTGCGTAAGACCGACCCTGAAACCGGAAATCCGCTTGTCTCAATGATCCTCGACACAGCGGGTCAAAAAGGAACGGGCAAATGGACTTCGCAGGCGGCGATGGATTTTGGCGTGCCGATCCCGACAATCGACTCGGCCGTGACAATGCGTCAGATCTCATCGCAAAAGGCCGTGAGAACGACTGTCGCTGCGAAATATTCCGGCATGAGCACATCCGCGGACCAGAGCCATTCGAGAACCTCGGTTGGCGAACTTGAAGATGCCCTTCTATGCGCATTTATCCTTTCCTACGCTCAAGGCATGTCTTTGCTGCAAAAAGCCTCGATCGAAAGCAGCTACGGACTCGATCTCGCCGAGATCGCACGAATATGGCGCGGCGGCTGTATTATCCGTTCCAAATTCCTCGAATCGATCCGAAAAGCCTATGCGAATGACACAAATCTCGAAAGCCTATTGCTCGATAAACCAATTGCAGATATGTTGAATTCACGTGTCGGCTCACTGCGCAAAACGGTCGTGGCATTCAACGAAAATGGAATTCCTGCAGCGTGCTTCTCGTCCGCCCTCGCTTATTTCGATGCATTTCGTACTGAACGCCTGCCTGCAAACCTTATACAGGCGCAGCGTGACTTCTTTGGCGCGCATACTTATCAGCGGATCGATAAGGAGGGAACATTCCATACACCTGATTGGGAAGGGTAG
- a CDS encoding VOC family protein, translating into MAKLVSAFGYQGDAMNLPVASVEASVLYYESKMGFGVVERETEPINKVLFERDTVRFGIAENGGDPEQDGCAFHIDDAEALRSEFIANGLENIGQIKNETREDGSRFKVFFVIAPDGLCYWFGERI; encoded by the coding sequence ATGGCTAAGTTAGTTTCAGCATTTGGTTATCAGGGCGACGCGATGAACTTGCCGGTGGCGAGCGTTGAGGCTTCGGTGTTGTATTATGAGTCGAAGATGGGCTTCGGTGTCGTAGAACGTGAGACCGAGCCGATCAATAAAGTTTTGTTCGAGCGTGACACCGTTCGCTTTGGGATAGCGGAGAATGGCGGTGATCCAGAGCAAGATGGCTGTGCGTTTCACATTGACGATGCGGAAGCACTTCGCAGTGAATTCATCGCAAACGGCCTCGAAAATATTGGACAGATAAAAAATGAGACCCGTGAAGACGGTTCGCGTTTCAAAGTCTTTTTCGTCATCGCTCCCGACGGCCTGTGCTACTGGTTTGGTGAAAGGATATAA
- a CDS encoding DUF305 domain-containing protein: MSACGGKAEVAKSDTEIDHSKMDHSKMDHSQMDHSTKTSSENAANAPYDLQFLDTMIAHHQGAVDMAEPCGARAEHAEIKTLCANIITSQRKEIADMKAWREKWFPGAAPAINMEMAGMADSMKGMDMKKLSASSGNDFDLEFIHQMTPHHKGAIVMADEAIRKSSRDEIKKIAKEILAAQQSEIDQMAKWQTAWSNK; encoded by the coding sequence ATGTCAGCATGTGGCGGGAAGGCGGAGGTCGCTAAATCCGATACCGAGATCGACCACAGCAAGATGGATCATTCAAAGATGGACCATTCCCAAATGGATCATTCGACAAAGACTAGTTCGGAGAATGCGGCAAACGCGCCTTACGATCTGCAATTTCTCGATACCATGATCGCTCATCATCAGGGAGCGGTTGATATGGCCGAACCTTGCGGAGCGAGAGCCGAACACGCCGAGATCAAAACGCTTTGCGCAAACATTATTACGAGTCAGCGAAAAGAAATTGCGGACATGAAAGCGTGGCGTGAAAAATGGTTCCCCGGAGCTGCGCCGGCGATAAACATGGAGATGGCAGGGATGGCCGACTCAATGAAAGGCATGGATATGAAGAAGCTCTCCGCGTCGAGCGGCAATGATTTTGATCTTGAATTCATTCATCAAATGACACCGCACCACAAAGGTGCCATCGTGATGGCCGATGAAGCAATTAGAAAATCCTCGCGAGACGAAATAAAGAAAATTGCGAAAGAAATACTGGCGGCCCAGCAATCAGAGATTGACCAAATGGCCAAATGGCAAACTGCATGGAGTAATAAATGA
- a CDS encoding pyridoxal-phosphate dependent enzyme gives MKTLHEAIRPTTFIESAKLRDHLGLDVTIASETFQHTGSFKFRAAYNLALNVEQDEILTASSGNFGQALAYACKLLEKKCTVVMPVTSAQVKIDAVRNYGATVDLVDTTKIGRNERVSQLAAEMPDAYFASPYDDKFVIDGNSTLGDELAGKDFDALIIPVGGGGLISGVALSLVRNHKTTQIFGAEPILGNDASLSLKAGYIIPNNTEPLTIADGARTISLGKLNWEIIKNNVAGIFEVPEETIKDATRLYFHLANLKCEPTGALPLAALMLNAEQFRNKKICVVVSGGNVDPTVYQKLLVVD, from the coding sequence ATGAAAACTTTGCACGAAGCAATCCGCCCGACCACATTTATCGAATCTGCAAAACTGCGCGATCATCTCGGCCTCGATGTTACTATCGCCAGCGAAACGTTCCAACATACCGGCAGCTTTAAATTCCGCGCCGCTTACAATCTTGCGTTGAATGTCGAACAGGACGAGATACTAACCGCTTCGTCAGGCAATTTTGGCCAGGCATTAGCCTATGCTTGTAAACTTCTTGAGAAAAAATGCACGGTCGTGATGCCAGTTACGTCAGCTCAAGTCAAGATCGATGCTGTCCGTAATTACGGAGCGACCGTCGATCTCGTTGACACCACAAAAATAGGACGGAACGAGCGTGTCTCCCAACTCGCCGCCGAAATGCCGGATGCGTATTTTGCTAGTCCATATGACGACAAATTCGTTATTGACGGCAACTCAACCTTAGGCGATGAACTTGCGGGAAAAGACTTTGATGCCCTCATTATACCGGTTGGAGGTGGTGGATTGATCTCAGGTGTTGCTTTAAGTCTAGTCCGTAACCATAAGACAACACAGATATTTGGAGCGGAACCAATACTTGGCAACGATGCATCGCTTTCACTCAAGGCCGGTTACATCATTCCCAACAATACCGAGCCGTTGACCATTGCTGACGGTGCCAGAACGATCTCTCTTGGGAAACTCAATTGGGAAATTATTAAGAATAACGTCGCCGGTATTTTTGAAGTGCCTGAAGAAACGATCAAAGATGCAACAAGACTTTATTTCCACCTCGCCAATCTCAAATGCGAGCCAACCGGAGCCCTTCCGCTTGCCGCTCTGATGCTTAATGCTGAACAATTCCGCAATAAAAAGATCTGCGTCGTTGTCAGCGGCGGAAATGTAGATCCGACGGTTTATCAAAAATTGTTAGTCGTGGATTAA
- a CDS encoding EVE domain-containing protein, with protein sequence MNYWMVKQEPTAYSWDDFVKDGKTDWTGVRNFKARLFLKEMKKGDKVYFYHSVVGKEIVGIAEVTKEAFPDPTDTAWHAVELKPVKPLKKPVTLEAIKANKALANIYLVRQPRFSVMPLNKDEYEEILSMSK encoded by the coding sequence ATGAACTATTGGATGGTAAAACAAGAGCCCACCGCGTATTCGTGGGATGATTTTGTAAAAGACGGCAAGACTGATTGGACCGGTGTGCGGAATTTCAAAGCGCGGCTTTTTCTTAAGGAAATGAAAAAGGGCGACAAGGTATATTTTTATCATTCGGTTGTCGGCAAGGAAATCGTTGGCATTGCTGAAGTTACTAAGGAAGCTTTTCCCGATCCGACTGACACAGCGTGGCACGCGGTCGAGCTAAAGCCTGTGAAGCCTTTGAAAAAACCGGTCACGCTCGAAGCGATCAAGGCGAATAAAGCCCTGGCGAATATTTATCTCGTTCGCCAGCCGCGATTTTCCGTAATGCCGCTAAACAAGGACGAGTACGAAGAGATCCTGAGCATGTCGAAATAA
- a CDS encoding tetratricopeptide repeat protein has protein sequence MTNNSLLRLFASIAFICAAFVSLNAQTEREVAEAVVQGLKLFEQERFIEAMPYVETALKAIPDQPELHFMYGWGLVAKSKQTSDTNEAKKLSAQALDRFIKAKELGFENQENDEMIAILSGKAVPAAKPAYSLNKDAEKYMVEAENYFAQSKYDEAIKKYEMALTLDPKIYQAALYGGDSYTAKSDWENAEKWYQRGIAIDPNRETAYRYSGTPLMKQKKYDVARDRYIEAYITEPYNKMSSRGIGQWAEATGAKLGHPVIDVPEITFEKVVRPYLRIRSILKTLQHVPGWRI, from the coding sequence ATGACAAACAATTCTCTTTTGCGTCTCTTCGCGTCTATCGCTTTCATTTGTGCCGCTTTCGTTTCCTTAAACGCCCAGACCGAGCGGGAGGTCGCCGAAGCGGTGGTTCAGGGGCTAAAACTATTTGAGCAGGAGAGATTTATCGAAGCAATGCCCTATGTTGAGACGGCTCTTAAGGCCATACCGGACCAGCCTGAGCTGCATTTTATGTATGGTTGGGGCCTGGTCGCAAAGTCGAAACAAACAAGCGATACTAATGAGGCAAAGAAGCTTTCAGCCCAGGCTTTGGACCGGTTTATTAAGGCTAAGGAACTAGGCTTTGAGAATCAAGAGAATGATGAGATGATCGCCATTCTGAGCGGCAAAGCGGTGCCCGCCGCGAAGCCTGCCTATTCGTTGAACAAGGATGCGGAGAAGTATATGGTCGAGGCAGAAAATTATTTTGCCCAGTCAAAATATGATGAAGCAATTAAGAAATATGAAATGGCGTTGACCTTGGATCCGAAGATCTATCAAGCGGCTTTGTACGGAGGTGACTCTTATACGGCGAAAAGCGATTGGGAAAATGCTGAAAAATGGTATCAGCGAGGGATCGCCATCGACCCAAATCGTGAAACGGCCTATCGATATTCGGGTACTCCGTTGATGAAGCAGAAGAAGTACGATGTCGCCCGCGATAGATATATCGAAGCCTACATTACTGAGCCGTATAATAAAATGTCCTCGCGAGGTATTGGCCAATGGGCAGAGGCCACTGGTGCAAAGCTGGGCCACCCGGTTATAGATGTTCCAGAAATCACCTTCGAAAAAGTGGTAAGGCCGTACCTAAGAATCCGATCAATATTGAAGACGCTTCAACACGTCCCTGGTTGGCGTATCTAG
- a CDS encoding RNA-binding protein, whose translation MKLYVGNLSFNTSNQDLLELFGGVGPVASANIIEDRETGRSRGFGFVEMENQADGETAISQLNGKEVDGRELKVNEAKPQGEGGRGGGGGGRGGNRGGGGGGRGGYGGGSGGGYGGGGGGGYGGRSY comes from the coding sequence ATGAAACTTTACGTAGGAAACTTGTCTTTTAACACATCTAATCAGGATCTCTTGGAACTTTTTGGCGGCGTCGGACCGGTTGCTTCGGCAAACATTATCGAAGACCGTGAAACAGGCCGCTCGCGCGGTTTCGGTTTCGTCGAAATGGAAAATCAGGCAGACGGCGAAACAGCCATCTCACAGCTCAACGGCAAAGAAGTCGATGGCCGCGAATTGAAGGTCAACGAAGCAAAGCCACAGGGTGAAGGCGGACGCGGCGGAGGCGGCGGCGGTCGTGGTGGTAATCGTGGCGGAGGCGGCGGTGGCCGCGGCGGCTACGGCGGCGGATCAGGCGGCGGCTACGGCGGCGGTGGTGGTGGCGGCTACGGCGGCCGAAGCTACTAA
- a CDS encoding GNAT family N-acetyltransferase — MSNASAKETNDFTLRQPRPEDAQRLGEICYEAFKTISEEHGFPPDFPSVEPAVGLMSMMISVPFAYGVVAEDAEGRVVGSNFLWEMDTVAGVGPITIDPAAQNSSIGKALMNDVIRRGEEKGAPSIRLVQAAYHNRSLSLYTKLGFNTVEPLSLMNGPKIGAEIEGYHVRPMTAEDLDGVEEVCRRVHGISRRNEAAGAIQQGNAKVVEHDGRITGYTTVLGFFGHTVGESNEDLKALIAEAESIAGNGFLLPTRNSELMRWCFDHGLRIVMPLNLMSRGVYQEPRGAFMPSILF, encoded by the coding sequence ATGAGTAATGCATCTGCTAAAGAAACGAACGATTTTACGCTGCGTCAGCCGCGGCCTGAAGACGCACAGCGGCTTGGCGAGATCTGTTATGAGGCTTTTAAGACGATCTCAGAAGAGCATGGATTTCCACCGGATTTTCCGTCCGTTGAACCGGCAGTGGGGTTGATGTCGATGATGATATCGGTGCCGTTCGCTTATGGCGTGGTTGCTGAGGATGCAGAAGGAAGGGTCGTTGGGAGTAACTTCCTCTGGGAAATGGATACGGTCGCCGGCGTCGGTCCGATCACTATCGATCCTGCGGCGCAAAATTCCTCGATCGGCAAGGCGTTGATGAACGATGTGATCCGGCGTGGCGAAGAAAAAGGTGCGCCGTCGATACGTCTTGTGCAGGCGGCGTATCATAATCGCTCGCTGTCGCTCTATACAAAGCTCGGTTTCAATACGGTCGAACCGCTTTCGCTTATGAACGGGCCGAAGATAGGAGCCGAGATCGAAGGCTATCATGTGCGTCCGATGACAGCCGAAGACCTTGATGGTGTCGAAGAAGTTTGCAGACGAGTTCACGGCATATCGCGCCGCAACGAAGCCGCAGGTGCGATCCAACAAGGGAACGCAAAGGTCGTCGAACACGACGGCCGCATCACGGGTTACACGACCGTGCTAGGTTTTTTTGGACACACAGTTGGCGAATCGAACGAAGATCTCAAGGCCCTCATCGCCGAGGCCGAATCAATTGCCGGAAACGGTTTCCTGCTGCCGACTCGCAATAGCGAACTAATGCGCTGGTGCTTCGATCACGGGCTCCGCATCGTCATGCCGCTGAACCTGATGAGCAGAGGTGTCTATCAGGAACCTCGCGGAGCTTTTATGCCGTCGATATTGTTCTAA
- a CDS encoding TonB family protein, whose translation MVNGKATSLPPPVYPSEAKATRLGGVVTIQVLIDERGKVIRAGAVKGHPVLQFASRYAACDARFTPTLLSGTPVKVSGVITYNFVP comes from the coding sequence GTGGTCAATGGTAAAGCAACCTCGTTGCCGCCACCTGTATATCCGTCTGAGGCTAAGGCGACCCGCTTGGGCGGGGTAGTCACCATTCAAGTGTTAATTGATGAAAGAGGCAAAGTCATACGGGCAGGAGCTGTCAAGGGGCATCCGGTTCTTCAATTCGCGTCTCGTTACGCGGCTTGCGATGCAAGATTTACACCTACTTTACTTTCGGGCACCCCGGTCAAGGTTTCCGGCGTTATTACTTATAATTTTGTTCCGTAA
- a CDS encoding acyl-CoA carboxylase subunit beta, with product MKLSQTKSRLRLLTDEYVRLEKKLLLGGGPAKIEKIHSQGKLTARERIDLLLDKDTYRQEIGLLVAYDQYDGAAPAAAVVTVVGKVKGRECVVIANDATIKAGAWYPETIKKILRAQEIAMRNRVPIIYLVDSAGVNLPYQGGVFPGQYGAARIFYYNSIMRRYLKVPQIAAVMGMCVAGGAYLPALSDVILMVEGTSFMGLGGANLVKGATGQTIDNETLGGAMTHNAVSGVAHYRTKNDKECLEKIRALVTELPEKEPSRVSVAKVKNPKTKIEDLYDLLPSDHRAPYDMHAVLKTFLDDGEIDEFQADFAKEMICGTARIGGILVGVIANSRGMSKGKPGTPPRFGGIVYTESAEKTAYFIENCDRHDTPLLFVQDVSGFMIGAEAEHSGIIRAGAHFVEAMATAKVPKIVLTINHASGAGYYAMAGQGFDPDFIFSLPTGRMGVMEGDSAVQAMFGTQLEKLKKEGKSPDAALEAEMDKVRTTYDRELDAKHAAARGLVDAIVTPDDVREALILSLQTCLNTSAPHIGAFVL from the coding sequence ATGAAACTTTCCCAGACTAAATCACGACTGCGTTTACTAACAGACGAATACGTTCGTCTTGAGAAAAAACTGCTGCTTGGCGGCGGGCCGGCTAAAATAGAAAAGATTCACTCGCAGGGCAAGTTGACGGCGCGCGAACGTATTGATCTGCTGCTTGACAAAGATACGTATCGGCAAGAGATCGGGTTGCTTGTCGCGTATGACCAATATGATGGAGCGGCTCCGGCGGCGGCAGTTGTTACTGTGGTTGGCAAAGTGAAAGGCCGTGAATGCGTTGTAATCGCTAACGATGCGACGATCAAGGCGGGTGCTTGGTATCCTGAAACGATCAAGAAAATTCTTCGTGCGCAAGAGATCGCTATGCGTAATCGTGTGCCGATCATTTATCTTGTGGATAGTGCTGGCGTGAATTTGCCGTATCAAGGCGGTGTGTTTCCGGGGCAGTACGGCGCGGCGCGGATCTTCTATTACAACTCAATAATGCGGCGTTATTTGAAGGTGCCGCAGATCGCTGCTGTGATGGGGATGTGCGTTGCGGGCGGAGCATATTTGCCTGCATTGTCGGATGTTATTTTGATGGTTGAAGGCACTTCTTTTATGGGCCTTGGCGGTGCGAATCTGGTAAAAGGGGCGACCGGTCAAACTATTGATAACGAAACACTTGGCGGTGCGATGACGCACAATGCCGTTTCGGGTGTTGCTCATTACCGTACGAAAAACGACAAGGAATGCCTCGAGAAAATTCGAGCGTTAGTTACCGAATTACCTGAAAAAGAACCGAGCAGAGTTTCCGTCGCAAAGGTCAAAAATCCAAAGACCAAGATCGAAGATCTGTATGATCTGTTGCCGTCTGACCATCGTGCTCCGTATGATATGCATGCTGTTCTGAAGACTTTTCTGGACGACGGCGAGATCGACGAGTTTCAGGCGGATTTTGCTAAGGAAATGATCTGCGGCACGGCTCGCATCGGTGGAATTCTGGTTGGGGTTATTGCTAATTCGCGTGGCATGTCAAAAGGCAAACCGGGAACTCCGCCGCGTTTCGGAGGGATTGTCTATACCGAATCAGCCGAGAAAACTGCCTACTTTATTGAAAATTGCGATCGTCACGACACGCCTTTGTTGTTTGTGCAGGACGTGTCGGGATTTATGATCGGTGCCGAAGCCGAGCATAGCGGGATCATTCGTGCGGGAGCCCATTTTGTCGAAGCGATGGCGACCGCCAAGGTGCCAAAGATCGTGCTAACCATCAACCACGCCAGCGGTGCGGGCTATTACGCGATGGCAGGGCAAGGTTTCGATCCGGACTTTATTTTCTCATTGCCGACCGGTCGAATGGGCGTGATGGAAGGGGACAGCGCCGTTCAAGCGATGTTTGGAACGCAGCTCGAAAAGCTCAAAAAAGAAGGGAAGTCGCCTGACGCCGCACTCGAAGCTGAAATGGACAAGGTCCGCACAACCTACGACCGCGAACTCGACGCCAAACACGCCGCAGCACGAGGTTTGGTCGATGCGATCGTTACGCCTGACGACGTTCGCGAAGCGTTGATACTGTCATTGCAGACTTGTCTTAACACCTCCGCTCCTCACATCGGAGCCTTCGTTTTGTAG
- a CDS encoding type II/IV secretion system protein, which produces MSEQTQTETANATGPTVAIAEFLDKEPPEVAGAKQLAHRYRLPFIDLLPPEQPSPVDHEELAKIPVDLMLRNQFVPLRREGNNLHAAMADPTNLQLLDELENVLNVRIVPYVATAGAIDVVLRKGDSTQRVLAEAASTFKISLLKETEDGEEVLDLDRLASDTEMSPIIKLVDTVLYNAMESRASDIHIEAGDRDVRVKFRIDGALYQKVDPIDISFHQTLISRIKVMSELDIAERRVPQDGRFRVRYKGRTVDFRVSIMPSAYGENCVIRILDKEQISEEFKNLSLDVVGFDPEDITRFRLYIKEPYGMVLVTGPTGSGKTTTLYGALNEIRAEEDKIITIEDPVEYQLQGIMQIPVNEKKGLTFARGLRSILRHDPDKIMVGEIRDEETAQIAIQSALTGHLVFTTVHANNVIDVIGRFINMGVEPYNFVSALNCVLAQRLVRLLCATCKRSYRPSEEELLESGIRKEEVGPEQLFFRSVGCDACNHTGYRGRTAIHELLDMSDIIREMIIERRPGSEIRRQAEKEGLSSLRESAVKKVFLGMSTLHEINRVTFVEELKS; this is translated from the coding sequence ATGAGCGAACAAACACAGACTGAGACAGCTAACGCTACGGGGCCAACCGTGGCGATTGCGGAATTTTTGGATAAGGAACCGCCGGAGGTAGCCGGCGCGAAGCAACTTGCACACAGGTATCGACTGCCTTTCATTGATCTCTTGCCGCCCGAACAACCGTCGCCGGTCGATCATGAGGAATTGGCGAAGATACCGGTCGACCTGATGCTGCGCAATCAATTCGTTCCGCTGCGGCGTGAAGGAAATAATCTGCACGCCGCGATGGCCGATCCTACAAACCTTCAGCTCCTCGATGAGCTTGAGAATGTGTTAAATGTACGCATCGTTCCTTATGTCGCCACCGCCGGAGCGATCGACGTTGTGCTTCGTAAAGGGGATTCGACTCAGCGTGTTTTGGCAGAGGCAGCTTCGACGTTTAAGATCTCGCTCCTAAAGGAAACGGAGGATGGTGAAGAGGTTCTCGATCTTGATCGGCTAGCGTCCGACACCGAGATGTCGCCGATCATCAAACTCGTGGACACTGTACTTTATAACGCCATGGAATCGCGTGCTTCGGATATTCATATTGAGGCAGGCGACCGCGACGTTCGCGTCAAATTTCGTATCGACGGTGCTCTTTATCAAAAAGTCGATCCGATCGATATTTCCTTTCATCAAACATTGATCTCGCGTATCAAGGTCATGTCTGAGCTAGATATTGCCGAACGCCGAGTTCCGCAGGATGGGCGTTTTCGCGTCCGATACAAGGGGCGAACGGTCGATTTCCGTGTGTCGATCATGCCTTCTGCCTACGGAGAGAACTGCGTTATTCGTATTCTCGATAAGGAGCAGATCTCCGAGGAATTCAAAAATCTTAGTCTAGATGTGGTGGGGTTCGATCCCGAAGACATCACCCGTTTTCGCCTGTATATTAAGGAGCCATACGGAATGGTGCTCGTGACTGGTCCAACTGGTTCCGGTAAAACCACAACACTTTACGGTGCTCTCAACGAGATCCGTGCCGAAGAAGATAAGATCATTACGATCGAAGACCCCGTCGAATACCAACTGCAGGGAATCATGCAGATCCCTGTGAACGAGAAGAAAGGACTGACGTTCGCCCGTGGGCTGCGTTCAATCCTTCGTCACGATCCTGACAAGATCATGGTCGGCGAAATTCGTGACGAGGAAACTGCTCAGATCGCTATCCAATCGGCATTGACCGGCCACTTGGTGTTTACGACCGTTCACGCCAACAATGTGATCGACGTTATTGGCCGTTTTATCAACATGGGGGTTGAACCCTATAATTTCGTGTCTGCACTCAACTGTGTTTTGGCTCAGAGGCTTGTTCGGTTGCTTTGTGCGACATGTAAACGATCTTATAGACCTAGCGAAGAGGAACTTCTCGAATCAGGCATTCGCAAAGAAGAAGTTGGTCCGGAACAGTTATTTTTCCGCAGCGTCGGCTGCGACGCCTGCAACCATACCGGCTATCGTGGCCGAACCGCCATTCACGAACTGCTCGATATGTCTGACATCATCCGTGAAATGATCATCGAACGCCGTCCGGGCTCCGAAATTCGTCGCCAAGCTGAAAAAGAAGGACTCTCATCACTACGCGAATCGGCGGTCAAGAAAGTTTTTCTGGGAATGAGCACGCTGCACGAGATCAATCGTGTGACTTTTGTGGAAGAGCTTAAGTCCTGA
- a CDS encoding UDP-3-O-acyl-N-acetylglucosamine deacetylase, which translates to MAINQTTLTNAISVSGVGLHTGVEVNMTLRHAPANTGYIFVRTDLDNFEIPASVEYISHCSYATTLMRRGVVLSTCEHLLSALRGSDIDNCFIELDNIEIPIMDGSSEDFLELISKGGIVEQNEKRHVLRVLEKVEVEIGDRKMSVEPAENYEIDCMIDFPHPFIERQHLNFVFKNGSFGKEIASARTFGFTHEIEALRKANLALGGSLENAIVLTADGMLNETPLRFDDEFVRHKILDIIGDFALLGMPIQGKITAQKSGHSVHASLMSKLLKAEHAWEIVEFIDSEC; encoded by the coding sequence ATGGCGATCAATCAAACAACCCTAACAAACGCGATCAGCGTCAGCGGCGTTGGCCTGCATACGGGCGTTGAGGTCAATATGACTTTGCGGCACGCTCCGGCGAACACAGGTTACATCTTTGTCCGTACGGATCTTGATAATTTCGAGATACCTGCGTCGGTCGAATACATTTCGCACTGCTCATACGCGACAACGCTGATGCGGCGCGGCGTCGTGCTTTCGACGTGTGAACACCTATTATCTGCATTGAGAGGTTCCGATATCGATAATTGCTTCATTGAATTGGACAATATCGAGATCCCGATAATGGACGGTTCGAGCGAAGACTTTCTGGAATTGATCTCAAAGGGAGGCATCGTCGAGCAAAACGAAAAGCGGCACGTTCTGCGAGTACTTGAGAAAGTCGAGGTTGAGATCGGCGATAGAAAAATGTCCGTCGAGCCGGCAGAAAATTACGAGATCGATTGTATGATCGATTTCCCTCATCCGTTCATCGAACGGCAGCATTTGAATTTTGTGTTTAAGAACGGCTCGTTCGGAAAAGAAATCGCGTCGGCTCGGACGTTTGGATTCACTCACGAGATCGAAGCCCTGCGAAAAGCCAACTTAGCTCTCGGCGGTTCACTCGAAAACGCAATCGTCCTCACCGCCGACGGCATGTTGAACGAAACACCTTTACGTTTTGACGACGAATTCGTCCGCCACAAGATACTCGACATCATCGGCGACTTCGCTTTATTAGGAATGCCGATCCAAGGCAAGATCACCGCCCAAAAAAGCGGCCACAGCGTCCACGCCTCCCTAATGAGCAAACTTCTCAAAGCCGAACATGCGTGGGAAATCGTCGAATTTATCGATTCAGAGTGTTAG